The Lepeophtheirus salmonis chromosome 6, UVic_Lsal_1.4, whole genome shotgun sequence DNA window CTCCGAATTCTTCCTGGTCCACATCTCATGCCAAATCCGTTCTCTATATAGATTCTGGTTCCACGGCATCTCAAAACAAAGTCAGCGGTGAACTTAATATAATGATTGAGCGTTGTTAAAACCTCTGAATGCCTAACCTAACGATAAAGTGTGCATATGTGCCGAATACACTTtctttaacagaaaaaaaaaagttttctaaatatgatttttgggtAGCTCAAACCCTTCCCTACAAAATGATGTTTCACTTTGTTAgtctttgaaagataaattcacAGAGTTTTCATCATGTGTTCAGTGAGTCCAAAAAGTTTGTTCATTTCCGTAACATCCGTAACCCTGGATATTTTGTCATTTCTCTCAAACTCCAAATGTTTAAAACATATCATATTGCTGGCTTATTTTATACCAATAAGTCAATTAAACCATCCCTGGCTCTAACATATTTGTGCCTTTTTAAAGTCTTGTCTAAGTCGAACAGAACAACGTGGAACATCGAACTGACTTCTTGTCAAACGACCGCTTCAAACTGGTTTTCGAAGTTTGGGATATTCTTCCTTCCTACAAGAACGACTCTCCGGGATAACAATCTAcatgtaataattaatactttaatttaatccATGTTTCGTtttaccttatttatttattctcatacaactcatttaattattttatgcagaAATTAATGGGTCTAATTGACGTAGGCTCTTGGGGAAGTATTATAGGACTTTTAAGACAAGACAGATTgagatttcttttttatgttatttgataAAGTACAAACAGTTTATGTTGGTAACTCTACGTTGCGTGTTCCTCCAGATATTaggtatgaaataaaaaatttcaaaatcatttttgccCATTAAACCTGttttaactaatatataattgtaaaaagacACTTTGATTCTAAAATGCTGTctttagcttcaatattaaggagtTATGACCAATTTCGCCTCAAAATTCACGGTATTTTTTTCGTACTGTTTATGATATAACCTACACAAAtatctgtgatctaataaaatatgatatgtcaataaaacaacacaactttcttaaaaattaagataattgaatgaaattttcagtaATTACAGAGTACAGTATTGTGAAAAAggtgattattttaaatacttgcaagtgaattgtataatattaaattcgaatatatgaatatctttCGAATTTCTGcagacaataaatgataattatagaaaaaaaggaaaaaataaggttGTAAATTAAAACTAAGTATGTACTTTCATAATacgcagtaataaagattgaaggtacTAATGTCGGAGTAAAGTTTATGTACTTTGCATATACAGATTGgttaaaaactttacaaaatactaaataaataaatgttttaacgTCCATTAGaccttttatttgatcattcacactgtatttgtaattttaaagacTATTGTAAGATGACATATTTTCcgagaaataatgaaattaaacgggagatagattgaaaaaaaatttaaactggtCGAAAGACTAAGAATTATTCTACGTTAAATATTAatgacgtcaaattgatttctcCCATTTATGTAATGAAAATTCAGCATTTCTGTGGGGTTCCCTAAAACACTTATGGGATTCCGTGCACGTctcttgcaagtttttttctctccgtAAATCGGTATTTTGTAACATAACATAACTAAATATATGTGTAATCATTCAAGCATACGAGTGGGGTCTGAAAAGTCTCGGACTTCAACGATAAGTTGACAGCAGTTGTACTTAAGAGCTAGTTATATCTAGCTAGTATCTGTTGATGGTTATTTACCAAAAATCCTGACAATTCGAAGCGCAGTTGCAATGTAACAGTcgttacatttaatatttttttgaaattgtacactttaaatagattcaaacaatggAACACATATAAAGACTTGTGTTGAAATTTGACAGGTCTGAATCAATCCAACTTGAAGTAATTGCGCCAAAAACAAAAAGCGTCTcgttaacaattattttatatagaaaaaactgCCAAGTAGTATTTGGACGGTTTACAGAGATGAAATCATTGCTGAGATAAGCATTCTGAGTAACAAGGAGactttgttgaaaaacaaaaattcagaaaGAATGTCTTGTATATTTGTTAGGTCGGAGCCTTTTCAGACCACTCTCGTACTTTGATATGTTAAAGGTCCATCAAACTACATATTATAAGTCCTATATTCATATAGATATTAGATATGAGAGAAATCTAGgccattattactttttttatattgaagatCCTCTTAAAACAGCTTTACcgtaagttttatttatttataattttcttaaaaataaaaaaagggacaaGGTTCACACATGTTGACTCTTGCTCCGGGCTCGTCTACATAGTTCTCAATCTACGTATGTAGGTATATCATACAGACTACAAATGTGTATGGTAAAGGAGTTCTATGTGTTCTAATATGTTTGTCTATAGAGGTAGGCTCATACATCATTCATATATCTACCATCGCcgtcttttttaaaatacagacattgtatgtatatttgtaccCTCGACAAAAGTGAAGGCACTATTTATACCTGTTCAggaaataatgattattatttttgtgtaaagtatataattattaaaggaGTTAGATATGTTTATGAAATCGACTAGTTCAGAGTGATTGCGACAAATGAAgtgaaattatttctttttcctttcataaagaCGAAGCAACTCCACTTTACTAGCAGCAAAAAGGTAAGATGTGCAGCCTATGGTAGGCATTCAGTGGGGGTCGTCTCCTACAGAGACCTTCATTTTCAATCCTTCAAACTTAAAATCCCTCCAGACCCTGTTATGGATCCTTGAAAAACGTCCTAAATTTTAAAGCCCCCTTtacaatacattttatagtaaaGTATATCAGGTAAACAACTAATTATGGTGTTTAGTACAACTTAAGTATCTTCATGAGTAAAAATAGTTTACCATTGTTCTTACATAATTGTGgcctatataaaatatttattattcttaaacaAATTGAATCGTAGAAACCCGAGATTGAGTGGGGATGACGTCACAGACTACTATCTATAATAAAGTCCTTGGGCAGAGATTTGCTGTCTTAAGGATTTTGAACTGGACGTCAAAATTGGGGTACCGATGCAACACTAATTTTTAGGTCATAACTTGACACAAAACTCATACTTGTATGTCTTTACTAAACAATCCTTATTCAGCACAAAGGCATACAAATTAGGGGTATCATATATATTGATTTCTTGGCACagatgttaatatttaaaaaaattaataaatgtattaatggGACATGACTGTTGTTTACTGATTTGTAGTTTGTATACATAAACGAGTATAGTGGCGCCACCTTGAGTTGTTTAGTAGTTTATATAGTTATCTGCGCCATCTTGTGGAAGTTGAGGTggtttttagtttatttttgtctttctataattttattttctaccaacataatattgaagtaaaatatttataagcaaaatttgctttaaataaATGATCCAACAGTATGTAAAAAGAGGAGACTTTTGTGATGGGGATAAGTGGATGGTTGGTCACACTACATGTGTAAATTTGTATCAGCTATTGATTGAAAGTATTGTTTAcgtgaaaataattatttgatacaatATGTCTATCCTTCATCCGTAATGATGTGTTTATTTAAGtggtaatttaagaaaaaaactttttttgattcttataatcttgaacaaagataaaaaaaataagaaaacattcattttttttcataataaattttattatgtatccaatatttcaaagacatatttagATCAATTGTAGgttatgtattcaaattactggtTAAGATACCTAAGACTGTTAGCTGtagtttaaactttttattgatttataggACTGCATCTGGTCCTGATatggtatttcaaataaaatcaatctatttttaattattttcttgtgatCATGAATTTTCGATACTTTAAGTAATAATACACCTAccaaatagttaattttaataatttattgatataaattgacgatcaATATTAGAAGAATATATCCATActcaattatgagaaaaatcataaaagctatatatattttctatatcctTTGACCATATTGATGTCTGTATACTATTATAACGAATATAAATCAATCTGgcggaaaaaaacaaacaaactttgattGGAAAACATATGTTTAAGAACACTCTTAGTTACACCATTCATATGTCTACTTATTAATGTTTTCATCTCTATTCCTGCTTATACAGTCAAACTTGGTCTAACGACCATCTGTTTTAAGCATTTACCGGTGAACTAAGCGCTCATatcaagttttcaaatttaacttttaaaaaataggaaatctTGTTTAAAGGTCACCTTAACTAAAACTATTTCAGTTTCCCTTGTCTGTccgcttaatacaggtttgaatgtatattttgtgtgtaATGTgtattcttcatcttttttttttttgcactttgaaaataaggaaaagttgtcataatGAAAAACAcctatgtataatttaatagttcAATGATAGTTGTTCTCAAACATAATACAGTTTGAGGATTCTTAAAACAGTATAGATACTAGCTGGAGTACTATATACAAAATAGGGCAAATATTTAATAggtatttaaagaataatacagAGCGTGCCTGACAAAGCATTGGGTGCACATTTTAAGAACTATTGCTCTATAATGTCATCTTCATTTTGCACCGTAGCACGCCCTTACCTTAATTGTATCATGTAATCTTTCCTCCAGAAAGAAAGAGAAGCCTGAAATCATTTGGTCGTTAGACAAATAAGTCattcataccaactgctatttatttcttaattctcccagactatcattgctATATTATTTCTCAACAATTTGATACTGGATTATAATACTGCtcagaaatatattattttttaaagcgtacctatacatttgtatttatgtatgataGCAATTGTACAACGCCTAGAGGGATcaatcaacaagaaattgtattcttgtccttttggaaacggagcttAAGTATACTATTTCTTACtactttggttattttttataaaaaagaatacattatgaaatagccatgacgtatcgaATTAGAAGAGGTACAGCTAACAGTAAAATaagtagttttttgttttgttttagcGAGGGTAACACCATGATATACAGACAAAGAACATGGAGTGATGACGTGAAGAAGTAGTAAtaaataggtatgtaaatatggACAACATAGTGGATGGGcgcatcaaatatttttatgttcaatctcttattttttttaaaatgtaaaaattaaaaaaaagaacaaaagttGACTtgaagaattttcaaaatttccttaCGGTATTCTTAACctttattactaaataaagGTTGTTTGTCTTTTCAATCACTGACAAAGATGTAATGTATAAACCTAAAGATGAGTTTGCagatcaatgaaatattggataggttattttcttatatccacgtgacatatttttttaccgtGTCCAGTCGATACACTTTTTGTTTGTGGCTCGGAGCTGGTTTGACTAAGACGtgtcaaactttttataaagtaatctcatatttttcattttatttcaatactttatatttagtgtttcaatcatccaatttaagccaaatattccctgttctgtttgataacttgttgtgATGGAGAATCCAATTTCATAATGACCCTGAACTCAGATAGCCAATTTCTACAACCCTGAATTGATTTTTACACCCAATGCGCGATGGCCATAGATAGGAACAGATGGTAGTCCCTTGTTGCCAGGTCTGGACTGtaaggtggatgcataagaacttcccatcggatctcccagagcttctggcgcgtcatcaaagatgtgggGGCCTGGCGttatcttgatgatgtcttgttgtctccaaTTGACCAATACTAGCCACTTTTGTTCGATCGACAGCTTCGAACGCCCAAGTTATCCACATTAGAGGCAGaattgaggggaaaaaaatcgtTTGAACCCCTTTGTGCAACACGCACTGAAAGATAATTGGCCCCATATACATCGCAAATTTTTTTGGTCGCTTTCGACCCGTTTTTCTCcttcagatagtaaaaatgtaaaatatatcgAATTTCTTGCATTAAGACCTTCATACCCGACgtacgataattcacgactgaatcGGCCAAGCGTAATATTTTCGAAAATCGTTTAAAGTATACACTAACAGCTTTACAAGGTTTTATCAtatgatctgatgtgaccaataatgaacaaaatgtaCTCAGTTACAAAAGaggcgaaaaatacgaaattactttttccctaaCTTCATACTGAAAAATATTCGAAACAAAGcgataagttatatttttatgggttATTGCTTATCATACTCATGAGTAGattccaataaaatattatttattttagtaacaAGCAGAAGTGAGAGCGATATAGATTTTAAGTCCAACTTAATctgaaaagatatattttctgaTCTCTTAAATGCTACTAATAACCGTATTTGACTAAAAAAGGACTATTTCAATTACTTTTGAACAATAGTTACTACAATCCATGTCCTAGGTCTCGTGTTTTACGCCACCAATTGATCTTTATTTTAGATCCCACTCATAGTAAACAAGCCCTAGAGACAGCCCTTTCTGTGAATCAATCCAAGTAAACTTATTATTGGTACCTTTTTGCCAATATGAAGCATAGCAATAGTTGATTAGTATAAGTGAcactttattttgaagtttatttaattttaataacatatttatactaatattcctttcatttatatatataaaaaaaatataataaacgaTTCTTcgttgttaaaataaatacacatttacaatattatttttctaaatacaataaatatccaTTATTGAAAAGTATATGTAGTCATTTTTGAACTCGAAGTAAGACATGCAAATCTTGCAAATATATAAACCAACTTTTGTCAAGTcgttgtaatattttaatgattttcagTTCACATTTTAAACAGCTCTTTCAACAGCAATTAAAATGCAACAAcatttttgcaattaatttattttgatattaaagccATAGAATgctattaaaactttcaacctcCAAAGATTTAACCTTTAAagcctattaaaaaaatcgttttaagATGAAGTGCCACATTTCgacataaaataactatataaataaaaatcaaagtaaataaccaATGGATACAAacattcagcatttgaaaaatgaattatgtattactttatcttgattacagttaataaaaaatgtatataaccactaaAAAATCGATTAAATGAAGTACCTTGCTTcgaagaaaatatctttttattttttcttcaagtgctttatatcctaACCAAAGTTGTagactttatatttcaataaaaaaaaattgcccataATAATGGGTTGATTTTTGATcagtttagtttttaatatttattaagaaatttaataaaataagctggTTAGTCGCGTTAAATacagattacaataatattccatgcaaaataatttaaaatcttattgagTTTTTAagtaatgatatttaataaaatctaaaaataatttagttgttaggggcttaaaacaagtttaaagatgcttcatattcaaaataattgattaattgatagataTAAACGATTTAAGTTTTTTCTTCAGAATATTATTGTGAAATATATTCACACAACCTAACTAGcttatatcatttaatttcatattatatattataaactaaattggccaaaaatgaatttaaatcacactttttttaaagtgaatttttattaaattgaaatgtaagGATTaacttgaagaaaaagaaaaaaaaaagatattcgcTTCTATTTTACTTTcagtggttatatacattttttattacctgtaatcaataattaatttttctaatactgAATGTTTgaatcaatttgttatttactttgatttaaatctATATAGTTATTCCATAGCAAAATATGACACTGCTGAAAAAGATGTTATCCTATCTGAAATTTGGcagttatacttttttttttttgcatttagaAGTATAAATAAGCCATACTCAATTttctagatttttgtttttcggCACTCCCTAAGACACAAAGTTCATactgtttaaattaaattaaactttaaaccTATAACCAGTTTTCCCACAGATATTTTTGAATGCGACTTGTAGCCAGAGACGgttgcaacaataaaaaaaatatcgagtttaagttcaaaattaaaaaaaaagaaaatatacgaaattattttatatgattttgaatgATTAACTTTCACTGAAAATTATTGTACATTAAGAAATACTACTACTTAAGTTATAACTCATTGATTATAAACTGAAGAAAGTCAATTCCAGAAATCTCTTGAGAGCCCTTCTCTGGCTAAAAAAACATGCTTGGTGTAAAgcgtaattatataaaagattaaaaaagaataagtaaTGCAAGGAAGATTGCagtactttttgaaaatgtccTTTTGTACCGAGGGGTCACATAAAGTcttaacactttgaattttaagcttcaacaagatataatttattaactaacaatacaatttcaacaaattaacaCTATCAATAAATGTTTGTCCGAGCTCTCTTAATCCTTAATGCAGCgccttggcagcaatgatggctacCGGGCGGTGGCGTAAGGCCTTGAACCTGCTACTGATGTAGTTCTCCGTCATGGTACCCACTACTAATTTAGAgtgctttgagggcctcggtgtttgaatGATGAAAATTGCAGGCCTTTTGGCATCAGGACTGTTAAGggtagaatatttatataaaaaaaagttcgaaGAACTCAAAGGACACTCATAAAAAGTGTGTTGCAACAAagaagatggggttctttcactGTTGATGTCAAAAGTAACCTCTCCATCCTCCCCCTGTAAGGCCACGTGATTTTATGTTTCTCACATTTGTTcacatattacataatttacaaaaaaacgtatttgaaaatgaggattttataagaaaaaatattttattcttctaaacatcctgaacatttatttaaaactgcACTTTTGGAAATACTTATGAGTAAAGAAAAGTGTGTTATGGATTATCCGCTCAAAGTGGGATAATGGTAATGATTTTAAGACTTATTTGAGATTACTTTCTTCAAgaatgtttgatttattttataaaatttatactgCAGATAAGAGTAGCcagttacatttaaaaaaattacagccaaaaataatgaatcagaaaagaaagctaaaaaaaattaaggcattaaaatatttttttgtattttagattagtttataatttgtgaattattcatattatatatgtacttttgcCTCCGACAAGGAGGTTAAACAGAGAGTATGTAATCACTTCCGTTGCTTAGTTTGCTTGTCTGTTTGTAAGCAGGATGACAAAAAGTTCAGGAAACGGTTTTTGGTAAAACTTtgtcagaataaaaaatacaatataaatattatgttaactgaggacattaaattttgagaaacgTTACAGGCGTATAATTCAccataaattttatcaaaaatgattttagatGGAGGATCCGCTCTACTGAGTATAAAATTCTAGTTATTAATGGAttaattaactcttttttaataCTGCCTGTATCATTAGAGGTTTCCTAAAATTCATGAAGACATTCTTCAGCGCgaacggaattttttttaaggatttctttttttttaaaaaaggttgtcATTCGGGGAAATTATGCAgcaaagtaaaaattttaatttttaaattaaaaattgtaaaaattttaaagtcaGGTCCCCCCTctaaatataatcttgcggacccCTCTGTTTATTCGTAGCAATCAACGTATCTATTTCAGTCTCGATGAACATGGTTTGTCGTAAACATATTCTTTATCGGAATAAAATAAAGCTTTAATTGTTTTGTGGCGGAAATTTgaattaagtttcaaaaaatactagTTCTACATGAGACTAGATTTGTAgacaaaaaatcctttaaaaaagagTGCGTTCTCCAGTTATCTCTCTAGTACTCTCTGCCATATGTGGACCCTTCTCACtcttaaatcataaataatataattatcaaagtttCTTAATATACACCGTTTTATATTTCAACTTGAGTCACAGTCTATCATTACTATTGTAATAAAGTGTGTAagtgtgtatattatattataatgagaTCGAAACACTTATATGTCATCATTAACTTCCGTTGGGctgcaaataataaatatatgtatactatatacaacatacaaaagataattttcatgaattatgtatattgaatgCCTCTAAATGATTTAGTTCTGTACACATACAAAGTTTATGAATACAGTATCCCTGTGTTCTTTGATTTGAATGAAGATTACTCTAATCTCATGGAGAGGATTTAATCAAagtcttttattatttctttttttcaaatgcaggaaattgaaacaatattattttcatcacaatGGACTCTTCTGAAAAAGAAGGAGTAACGAATTCTGCTTTCGTGATGGACAAAAGTGAGGACACAAAGAATAGTTCCACGCCAAAGAATGAAATGATCTCATCATATTACTCCTCAAAAGATGATGAAACTAATATTgggaaaggaaatatttttataagtgcaAAGGGACTTTTAATGGTTCTCTGTTTTGCGTCCCTCATTCAggtaagaaaaatgattaacgtggataattcataaaataaagtcaaattcGGATAATAACTGCTCCTTGGTTTCAGTATAAAGGTTGTTCTTATCcgaaatgaatattaaaattttgattaatttggtATTGGTCAACTGCagaataaaataagacaatttGCTATTAGTtccaaatcatatttatttaatgcagTCTGtcgtttttgtttgtttgttaaacaattttgactatttttttgcaattacatGGAACATTCAATTCAGATAAAGCAATCACATCATTTTATATCGTTGATATAAGGGGTTTTTAATCCAGCAAATTGGGTATTTTGACAACTCATACTTAGCATATCAAgtaaaattaccattttttaaaagtgtcgTCAAAAAGTTGCACTTATTCTTTTAGTATCATGCTGCTTTTATGTTAAGTAGTTTATGGAGTAAAATATTTTGCCTGATACAAAATTGCTTTTaagccaaggttaatagaaataaaaggttaagaccgtccatcatgtaattgggcttgctagaattttcaatttgatgtaccgtaccgaatGCTGGAAAAGACACAGATTTTGAcgtaatagaatataaaaaccatataaaaacaacatataatactagaaattatatgattaatagtaacagtactctttgacgtcactatcaaaaagcgtggtggacgtcaaacatcagtcggaaaagcgtgTTAGTATaaccctgtatttctattaaccttgcttttaaattaattttccttctATCCGTATTTGATTGTacatgtattcaaatattaaccAATCATATAATAGGGGTTTTGTAACGGaaggttaattaaaaaaaatagacttaataaattatatttcttgacaGGGAATCGTCGTAAATGGGTTTGTAAATGTCGTCATCTCAACCCTTGAAAAACGGTTTCATCTTTCATCTCGAGAAACGGGTATAATTGCATCAAGTTATGACTTTGGCTCTACACTATGTGTAATTCCACTCTCATATCTTGGTGGTCGTTTTGGTTCTTCAAAACCTAggtaagtaattattattagcaAGAACTAAGTTGTAAACATTCGAATAAAGTTACATTTGAAACTCATTTCAATATTTCAGATACATTGCACTGGGCCTTGCCATCATGGGTATGGGatccttaatattttctttgcctCATTTTATAACAGGTTACTATATTGAGGGCACGGTAGACAATCCTTCCAATAGTACTCTTGCTTCCTTTAATTATCACCAAATTTGCCAATTCAGGCACtctgaaaatttttcaaaaccaaAATGTGGAAGCCATGAATCATtgggaaattataaatatttcttcatatttggtCAAATATTACAGGGAATTGGAGCATCTCCGTTAATAACCCTAGGGAATACATTGATTGATGAATCAGTAGGGCCGAAATTAGCCCCACTGTACATTGGTATATTCTCTGTAAGTTTGTTAATTCTACACATTTTGCCAGAAATATTGTACTTATATATGATCTTTTTTCACGTTTAGACATTCTTTGTCATTGGACCAGCCGTAGGATTTGTTGCTGGGGGCCAACTCCTTAATATCTACACGGATTTTTATCAACTTTCATATGAAGAAATAGTTCAAATTCCCAGTACCCTATGGGTCGGATCCTGGTGGTTAGGATTTACTATCATGGCAGTTGTGTCTTGGATATGTGCAGCACTCGTGAGTCGGTATCCATCCATTTTACCTGGCTCTCCGCCACATGATTCAAAAAGCTTTGACGaattttcaactattaaaaaattacctaaggctctaaaaaccctttttattaatcctacatATATGCTGTTATGTATTGGAGGAGGAATTGACGGATTCTGGTTATCCGGTTTAACGACTTTTTTAcccaagtaaaaataaataattattcgcATATTTCTGAAAATCAAAGTATCTTACTTATGTGCATA harbors:
- the Oatp26F gene encoding solute carrier organic anion transporter family member 4A1 encodes the protein MDSSEKEGVTNSAFVMDKSEDTKNSSTPKNEMISSYYSSKDDETNIGKGNIFISAKGLLMVLCFASLIQGIVVNGFVNVVISTLEKRFHLSSRETGIIASSYDFGSTLCVIPLSYLGGRFGSSKPRYIALGLAIMGMGSLIFSLPHFITGYYIEGTVDNPSNSTLASFNYHQICQFRHSENFSKPKCGSHESLGNYKYFFIFGQILQGIGASPLITLGNTLIDESVGPKLAPLYIGIFSTFFVIGPAVGFVAGGQLLNIYTDFYQLSYEEIVQIPSTLWVGSWWLGFTIMAVVSWICAALVSRYPSILPGSPPHDSKSFDEFSTIKKLPKALKTLFINPTYMLLCIGGGIDGFWLSGLTTFLPKYVESQYFISSAYAATIVGMVAVPSGGLGTFMGGWFTKKLKLNRSGVIKLYLICQVIGIPLGFSFLLICQNTPFAGVTTPYINDTKGSIVLSGLNAPCNYNCSCSKSNYDPICGADGNLYYNPCYAGCGLQSNDTFFNNCQCIPHQSTATKHIDSCKVDSTCSYLVPFILLMGVNIFITFMSSMSTIFATLRSVEPVHKSLALGLSTIILRLIGSIPGPMIFGYMIDRECTLWKSSNCEGESGNCLIYENSTMSASLMTLYFVFKCLNLLSYGLALFFSKRSQINEDGKLKE